The following proteins are co-located in the Halococcus salsus genome:
- a CDS encoding bacterio-opsin activator domain-containing protein, with protein MQRSAAADADPIRVLFVDDEPAIVSLAATVLGGIDGFVVETETSAAAALDHLDDASVDCIVSDYRMPGTDGLELLATVRDSHPKLPFILSTGKGSEEAASEAISMGVTDYLRKGGGVDQYELLANRVENAVGQRRAEKALAERERRLERQRDELARLDRINVVIQGIIRGLVGAATREEIERTVCERIAASDLYGVAWIAERDETGGLAVETGAGVEDIAAVATDGGLADPGVRALETGTVQVVEEPSPSMADAHGSSGPMAMVPLSYREVVYGVLGLSATHPDAFAERERAGLTVLGEVAGFAISAAQNMKLLLSDTAVAVTLRLTDDTAFPVAVTDRLDCRYSLDGMVPAADDTVLQYVTIEGTPPESVLDLAETFPGIVEARLVSGGEEDGLFEFATTEGPADIAIDMGGTVRRLTAEDGEARLVCEVAADTDVRRVVDAFEAAYPGTAFLSKRAVELPVGTEAGFRQAVDDRLTEKQRAAVRAAFFAGYYDWPRGSTAEELAASMGISSPTLHSHLRKAQRKLLTAFLDEEG; from the coding sequence ATGCAGCGATCCGCGGCGGCGGATGCCGACCCGATCCGGGTGTTGTTCGTGGACGACGAGCCGGCGATCGTCTCGCTCGCCGCGACGGTGCTCGGGGGGATCGACGGGTTCGTCGTCGAGACCGAAACCAGCGCCGCGGCGGCGCTCGACCACCTCGACGATGCCTCGGTCGACTGTATCGTCAGCGACTACCGGATGCCTGGAACCGACGGGCTAGAGCTCCTCGCGACGGTTCGCGACTCCCACCCGAAGCTCCCGTTCATCCTCTCGACCGGCAAGGGCAGCGAGGAGGCCGCGAGCGAGGCGATCTCGATGGGCGTCACCGACTACCTCCGGAAGGGTGGCGGGGTGGACCAGTACGAACTCCTCGCCAACCGGGTCGAGAACGCGGTGGGCCAGCGTCGCGCCGAGAAGGCGCTGGCCGAACGCGAGCGCCGGCTCGAACGCCAGCGCGACGAACTCGCCCGGCTCGACCGGATCAACGTCGTGATCCAGGGGATCATCCGCGGGCTGGTCGGGGCCGCGACCCGCGAGGAGATCGAACGCACGGTCTGTGAGCGGATCGCGGCCTCCGACCTCTACGGGGTCGCGTGGATCGCCGAACGCGACGAGACGGGCGGCCTCGCTGTCGAGACCGGTGCGGGGGTCGAGGACATCGCGGCGGTCGCCACCGACGGCGGGCTGGCGGACCCGGGCGTTCGCGCGCTCGAAACCGGGACGGTCCAAGTCGTCGAGGAGCCGTCCCCCTCGATGGCCGACGCACACGGCAGCTCCGGACCGATGGCGATGGTCCCCCTCTCCTATCGGGAGGTCGTCTACGGCGTGCTCGGGCTCTCGGCGACCCACCCGGACGCCTTCGCCGAGCGCGAGCGCGCGGGGCTCACGGTGCTCGGCGAGGTCGCGGGCTTCGCGATCAGCGCCGCCCAGAACATGAAGCTCCTGCTCTCCGATACGGCGGTCGCGGTCACCCTCCGCCTGACGGACGACACCGCGTTCCCCGTCGCGGTCACCGACCGGCTCGACTGTCGCTACAGCCTCGACGGCATGGTTCCGGCGGCCGACGACACCGTCCTCCAGTACGTCACGATCGAGGGAACGCCGCCGGAATCCGTGCTCGACCTCGCCGAGACGTTCCCCGGGATCGTGGAGGCACGTCTCGTCTCCGGTGGCGAGGAGGACGGGCTGTTCGAGTTCGCCACCACCGAGGGGCCGGCCGATATCGCGATCGACATGGGCGGGACGGTCCGACGGCTCACGGCCGAGGACGGCGAGGCGCGGTTGGTCTGTGAGGTCGCCGCCGACACGGACGTCCGACGGGTGGTCGACGCCTTCGAGGCGGCCTACCCCGGAACGGCGTTCCTCTCGAAGCGCGCGGTCGAGCTCCCCGTCGGGACCGAGGCGGGCTTCCGGCAGGCGGTCGACGACCGACTCACCGAGAAACAGCGCGCGGCCGTGCGGGCGGCGTTCTTCGCGGGCTACTACGACTGGCCGCGCGGCTCGACCGCCGAGGAGCTCGCGGCCTCGATGGGGATCTCCTCGCCGACGCTCCACAGCCACCTCCGGAAGGCCCAACGAAAGCTCCTGACCGCGTTCCTCGACGAGGAGGGGTAG